The genomic window GACGTCGATGTCGACCGAGCCCGGGTCGATACCGGGCAGATCGGCGGTCAGCACATAGTGGTCGCCGTCGCGGTACAGGTCCATCGGCATGCGCCGGGGGCCGCGCCGCTGGTCGAAGAGACTCGACGCCAGACGGTCGAGGTCACGGAACGGGTCGTAGGTGGCCATGGGAATCTCCTCTCTGTCTTGGAGTTGAGCCCACTCGGCTCAACTACGTACAGATTAGCACTCGGCATGGGAGAGTGCTAACAGTCGGAGCGTTCGCTCAGAACGAACACGGCCCCGTCTCGTCTCTGCGTTTCGACTCGCAAGCACGCTCAACGACCACGTTCCTCGCTCGCTCAACGACCGGTCGTTGAGCGAGCGGAGCGAGACGAAACGCCCAAACGGTTGTCAGCACTCGATGACATTGACCGCGAGACCGCCTTCGCTCGTCTCCTTGTATTTGTGCGACATGTCGATGCCGGTCTGCCGCATGGTCTCCACGACGGCGTCCAGCGAGACGTAGTGCGACCCGTCGCCGCGCAGCGCCAGGCGGGCGGCCGTCACCGCTGTCGATGCGGCGATGGCGTTGCGCTCGATGCACGGGATCTGCACGAGGCCGCCGACCGGGTCGCACGTCAGCCCCAGGTGGTGCTCCATCGCGATCTCGGCCGCGTTCTCGATCTGCCGGTTCGTGCCGCCCATGACCGCGGTCAGTCCCCCAGCCGCCATCGCGCAGGCCGAGCCGACCTCGGCCTGGCACCCGCCTTCGGCGCCCGAGATCGACGCGTTGGCCTTGAACAGCGAACCCAGCGCGGTCGCCGTGAGGAGGAAGCGACGGATGCCGCGGCGGCGGTTCGCCTCGGCCACCTGCTCCTCGTCCCAATCCACCCCCGGCTCGGCGAGCGCGTGCTCGCCGTGATAGCCGAGCAGCGCGCTGCCGACCAGCTCGCCGTACGGGGTGACCGCGTTGCCCGCGCCCAGGCCGGAGTCCGCCAAGAACCGCCACCAGTACATCGCCACAGCGGGAAGGATGCCGGCCGCGCCGTTCGTCGGGGCCGTCACGACCCGGCCGCCCGCGGCGTTCTCCTCGTTGACGGCGAGCGCGAAGGCGCCCAGCCACTCCCCCGGCAGCTCGCGGCGGCCGTCGGCCTCGGCGGCCTCGAGCTGCGCGCGGATCGAGGCCGCACGACGCTTGACGCCGAGCATCCCGGGCAGCACACCGCCGGCATCGAGGCCGGCCTCGACGCACGCCGCCATGGCGTCCCAGATGGCATCGAGCCCGGCGGCGATCTCCTCGTCGGGGCGCCGCGACGCCTCGTTGATGCGCGCGGCCTCGGCGATCGTGATGCGGCGCTCGTCGCAGAGCGCCAGGAGCTCCTCGGCGCTCGAGAAGTCGAGCGGGTACGCACGAGCTGTGGCGCGCGGCGACGGCTCGTCGCCCTCGCGGCGGATGAACCCGCCGCCGACGGAGTAGTAGGTCTCGCGGGCGAGGAGTCCGGCATCCGTCTTCTGTGCGAGGGGCGCAACGGACGACGCTCCGGTCTCACGCACTCCTGCCACGGCCGTGGGGCGCGCCGGGCCGTCGTCGGGCGACGCCCACGCCTCGAGCGTCATGGCGTTCGGGTGCCCCGGCAGCCGCGTGCGCGGCGCGAACACGATGTCGCCGCGGGCGAACGGCACGGCGCGCACGCCCGCGAGGTCGAGCGACTCCCCTTCTGGCCAGGCGCTCCACGCCGAGCGCACGGCATCCGGGTCCACCGTCTCGGGTCGGAGCCCTCGCAGTCCGGCGACGACCGCGTCCGGCGTGCCGTGGCCGATGCCGGTGGCACCGAGCGAGCCGTACAGCGTGCAGGTCACCCGCCCGACCTGGGGCAGCACGCCGGTCTCGCGCAGGCGGACGACGAAGTCCTGGGCGGCCCGCATGGGTCCGACCGTGTGGGAGCTCGAGGGTCCTACGCCGATGGAGAACAGCTCGAACGCCGAGACGTAGGCGTTCATCACCACCAGGCTAACGCCGCTGCCGGTGCGAATTGCATGCCGTTACCGAGTCGTGAGCGACAGGATGCCTCAACTTGAGGGGTTCCACGGTGCAGTGTGACACCTCACTCCCGGCGATGAAATGACACGAGACCCACGGTGTTCCCCTCCGAGTCCTCCACGAAGGCCTGCCACTCCTCGTGGCCGGCCGGACCCAGCGCGTCGTCCTCGTGGGTGAAGATCACGTGCGGAGCGGTGACGACGCGGGCGCCTTCCTGGACGCGTTCGACAGCGACTCGCACGTCGTCCACCCGCAGATAGATCAGTGCCGTCGGCGCACCTCGTTCCAGCAACAGGCGGACGCCGTCGAGGTCGAAGAAGAGCAGTCCCGGCGGATCGAACCGCGCCGTGGGCGGCACACCGAGGAGGTCCGTGTAGAAAGCGGCGGCGCGCTCGAGGTCGTCAGCGTGCTGGGCGACCTGGACGAGTCTCATGGCGCCATTCTGCGT from Microbacterium sp. ProA8 includes these protein-coding regions:
- a CDS encoding L-serine ammonia-lyase, iron-sulfur-dependent, subunit alpha; its protein translation is MNAYVSAFELFSIGVGPSSSHTVGPMRAAQDFVVRLRETGVLPQVGRVTCTLYGSLGATGIGHGTPDAVVAGLRGLRPETVDPDAVRSAWSAWPEGESLDLAGVRAVPFARGDIVFAPRTRLPGHPNAMTLEAWASPDDGPARPTAVAGVRETGASSVAPLAQKTDAGLLARETYYSVGGGFIRREGDEPSPRATARAYPLDFSSAEELLALCDERRITIAEAARINEASRRPDEEIAAGLDAIWDAMAACVEAGLDAGGVLPGMLGVKRRAASIRAQLEAAEADGRRELPGEWLGAFALAVNEENAAGGRVVTAPTNGAAGILPAVAMYWWRFLADSGLGAGNAVTPYGELVGSALLGYHGEHALAEPGVDWDEEQVAEANRRRGIRRFLLTATALGSLFKANASISGAEGGCQAEVGSACAMAAGGLTAVMGGTNRQIENAAEIAMEHHLGLTCDPVGGLVQIPCIERNAIAASTAVTAARLALRGDGSHYVSLDAVVETMRQTGIDMSHKYKETSEGGLAVNVIEC
- a CDS encoding VOC family protein, giving the protein MRLVQVAQHADDLERAAAFYTDLLGVPPTARFDPPGLLFFDLDGVRLLLERGAPTALIYLRVDDVRVAVERVQEGARVVTAPHVIFTHEDDALGPAGHEEWQAFVEDSEGNTVGLVSFHRRE